The sequence below is a genomic window from Abyssisolibacter fermentans.
AATCAGTAATCCGGGACAAGATGTATTAAAAGAAGTCATAGTTGGCGTAGAAGAGGGACAAGCTGCTCAGGTTTATAGTTCAGGAATGGCTGCTATATCAATGAGTATTTTAGCGCATGTAAAATCCGGCGACCACATTATTGCTGGCAATGTTCTATATGGAGGTAGCTATCAGTTTTTGAAAGACGAATTAAATAAATTTAATATTGAAGTGACATTTATAGATTTAAAAAATGAAAATATCGAAAAGTACTTTAAAAGTAATACAAAGTTAGTATATATGGAGACTATTTCAAATCCATTGATGGAAGTAATTGAAATAAAAAGAATTAGTACTATTTGTCATGAACATAATGCTAAGTTAATAATTGATAATACTTTTGCTACCCCAGTAGTTTGTCAGCCATTAAAATTAGGTGCAGATGTTGTAGTGTATAGTGCAACAAAATATTTGTGTGGTCATAGTGATGTTATGGCAGGTGTTGTAATATCAGATAAAGATACTATTGATAAGATTAGTCATACTGGGTGTTTATATGGTCCTACTCTAAGTCCATTTGATAGCTGGATTTTAACAAGAAGTTTGAGAACTTTAAAACTTAGGGTTAAACAACACTGTGACAATGCGTTGAAACTTGCTCAATACTTAGAAAAACATGAGAAAGTTAAAAAAGTATACTATCCAGGATTAGCTTCATCAGAATATAATAGTTTAGCAAAAGAAATGTTTAATGATAATCTTTTTGGAGGAATGTTAAGTGTGGATCTAGTAGGAGGTGAAAAGGCTGTTTGGGATTTAATTAGAGTGTTAGAGAATATAAAATTTGTTCCAAGCCTAGCTGGTGTTGCGACATCACTATCATATCCAGTTAAAACATCTCATAGAGCAATGAATGATGAAGAATTAAAAAAAGCAGGTATATCAAAAGGTTTATTGAGAAT
It includes:
- a CDS encoding trans-sulfuration enzyme family protein, whose translation is MNKDIMTRLVRLGEKIPQSTSIPKTVPIYMSSSFSFDDVETLEDIYNGESKGYVYSRISNPGQDVLKEVIVGVEEGQAAQVYSSGMAAISMSILAHVKSGDHIIAGNVLYGGSYQFLKDELNKFNIEVTFIDLKNENIEKYFKSNTKLVYMETISNPLMEVIEIKRISTICHEHNAKLIIDNTFATPVVCQPLKLGADVVVYSATKYLCGHSDVMAGVVISDKDTIDKISHTGCLYGPTLSPFDSWILTRSLRTLKLRVKQHCDNALKLAQYLEKHEKVKKVYYPGLASSEYNSLAKEMFNDNLFGGMLSVDLVGGEKAVWDLIRVLENIKFVPSLAGVATSLSYPVKTSHRAMNDEELKKAGISKGLLRISTGLENIDDIISEFEEALKRI